CAGCGGCTTGCAAAAGGCCCGTCAAATAATCGTCTTCACTCTCACCATCAACGCGGCAATGCGTCTTGATTTCGTCCAACGTGACCGGCAATGCATCCGGTGCCGTTATCTGGTATGGCGCGAATTTCATTTTGCGGCCCCGCTGTCAGTCTTGGCGCTTTTGGCCTTCTTTGCAGCCGTTTCCGCTTCAGAGAACAAGGAGGCCTTTGTTTCCGGCACGCTCGCCGCTGCCTTGGTTTCCGGTGCCGCGCTGGCGGTTTCCGCCTTGTCAGGCTTGCCCGCATCATCCTTGGGCTGGTCTGCCCCATCTTGCCCCGGTTCATTATCCCCGCCGCTGATTTTAGCCGGTGCTTGTTCCTTGTCTTCAGCCAACACACCCGCTTTGACAAGGTGGCGCACGCTGGACTCTTCGGCTGTGCGCGTGTCTCCTTTTTCATACATTTTGTCGCCCAAATGCTGGCGCAAAACCGCGTAATCTCGCTTTACCATGATCGTTCCTTTGAGTTCTGGAAGAGGGACAGCGCGCCGCCCCTCTTGGTCATTGCCTGCCGTTACTCGGTGACGTTGCCCAAATCGCCATAAATGAACGCTTCTGGCCGATAGACTGCCAGCGCAAGACGCTCTTCGCCTAAAATGGTGACAAGGTTTTTGGTAAAGTCGTCATTCTCGAAGCCGACCTCAACGCGGGCTTGCCAGAGGTCAAAGACCTGAGCCGCCATTTTGAAAGCGCCAGTCAGGAACTTGTCGACCGTAATCGCTTGGGTCTGGACAACCGGTAGATTCCAGAGCGTAGGCGTCAAGGTGCCTTGCGGCTGGCCAATGATATATTTGCCCTGTCCGTCCTTGGTCAGCTCGATGCGTGCCCAATCAATCGGGTTGAGCACATGACCGGTTGCCGGATATTCCGCCAGAACGGCTTGCAACATGGCAAGGCGCAAGGTGTCGATATTCGTGCCGGAGGCAGGCGTAAACGGCTCCGCATAGGCCGAGGCTTGCGGAATGATGCCATGCAGGTTCTGGCCGGTACCGTCACCGCTCAAAAGCTGCAATTCTTCCTTGAAGGCCAGACCATAGAGCAAGCGGTTATCAATCAGCGAACGCAATTGCGGCACATCATCAAGGGACTGACGGGACGCCTTGAACCAGTGGGCAATCACCTTTGCGCTCGTGCTCTTTAAATCAAGCTGGATATCGGAGGAAGGCTTTGCAGCCCCTTCGGCAACCGGTGCCGCATTGTTGGTAAAGCCGGTTTCCTGTACATACTCAAGGCTTGGCGTGCTCATGGTGCCGGGTGAGAGCAAATCACGCACCGTCATGCGCCGCTGTGGCAATTCCTGAATGCCCGGTGCGCGTTGCGGTGCGATTGCCGCACCAACCGATCCCGCAGCATCAGCGGTCGAGGTGGTAATGGTTGCCTTGATGCGCATATCGGCTTTGCCCTTGGTCGGGTTATCGGCAATCCATGCTTTGACGCCTTCGTTTTCGGTGAACTGCTCACCAATGCTTTTGGCTCGTTCATCAAGAGGCGCGCCAACGCGGGACATTTTCTGTTCGAACTCGTCAAACTGACCTTTCAGCTCGTTCATTTTGAGTAGGGCTTCGTCTGCCGTTTCCTTGATGGTCGCGGTCAGCTTCTCGCCTTTGGCTGCCTTGCCAAGCGCCTCTTCGGCCACTTCCTTGACCTTGTCGATTGCAGTGTCAAAACCGGCTTTGACTTCTTTGGCCAGCTCTTCAGGGGATTTTGGTTCAGCCATTGCTTTGCTCCTTTGGTGCTGAATTAGTGCAACAGGGCTTGTAAAAAGGCCCGTTCATTGTCCGCATTGGCAGGTTCCCCCTGCCCCTTCAGGTGGAGACGCACGGCACGTTCCGCCTGTGAGTTTGAAAAGCCCAATCCCTTGAGCCAGAGTTCAAACTCGCGCTCTTGCAGCTGGTCCCCAGCCTTGAGCCGTTCTGTCAATTCGTGGGATTGTTTTAGCGCCTTGACGCTGCTAACGAGCGCGTTCGGGTTGGCTCCAATCGAAACAATCGAGATTTCCCGAAGGTCGAGCTTTTCCAGCGTCCAGACGCCGGTCTCGGTATCAACGGAATATTCCTTGATGCGATAGCCGATAGAGAGCCCGTCAATATCGCCCTCTTTCAAAAGCTCGTAGCCTTCGCGCGCGCATTGCACGCCCATATTGAGCTTGCCGCGCACCAACAGTCCCTTGGCGTCTTCCTGCATCTCAAGCCAACGCCCGATTGGCTGGTCTCTGTTATGTTGCCAGAACATCTTTGGCATGGTCTTATTGGCCGCATGCTCTGCGATGCTTTCTGAATATGCGCCCTCAGCGATGATATCGCCGTAATCGTCAGGTTTACCGCCGAAGGTGCTGGCATAGCCTTCAAACTCGCCCTTCTCGGAAAGAGCCTTGATATTGAGAATTGGCGCAGTAACCTTTGTATCAATTTGCATTTCCTGCCTCCGTAATCGGCACATTCTGCATTTGCATGCGCGGCACATCGCCACCCGCCACAGGGGGCAAATTCTCGCGTTGCCTTACTTCGTTGATGGTCAACCAGCCGTTGGTTAGCCCTGATTGGTAGAAAGCGGATCGTCCTTGGCTATCGCCGCGCAAAAGCCCCTCAAGATTGAATTCCACATAGAATCCCGCCGCCCGATCAGCAGGGCTCAAGAGCTGCTTTTTCAAAGCCTGCTCGATGCGCTTCAAACGCCGACGCAAAGTGAACTTGATAAAGCTGAGGGTTTGTTGCTCAAGGCCGGTGCCGAAAGACGTGTTCTTCTCGGTATGCCCGACCATATGGGGCGGTACGCCAAAGAATCGGCAAATCTCCTCTACCGAGAATTTGCGGCTTTCGAGCATTTGCGCGTCTTCAGGATTGATCGTAAGCGGCTCCCATTTGGTGCCGCCTTCCAGAATGAGCGGGCGCCCCGAATTGACCGCACCGAGGAATTTTTCGACGAGCCGTTCTTCAACAATCTTGCGTTGCTCTTCATTGAGGAACTTCTCAAAGGTCAGGGCTCCGCTCGGACGCAAACCATTTTTAAAGGTCGAGCCCGCCGATTTGTCCACGGCCCGTGCGATCCCGAAGGAATTGCGCGCAAAACGCAGCGTCGAAAAGCCGCCAAGCGCATTGCCGCCAAAGCCTCGAATATGCAAGACATCAGTCTCAGATGTATCAAAACTGATCCCGTCTTCTGTCCAGCGATAGCGCAAGCTGCCATCTTTGTTTTTTGTGACAAGTATCTCAGCATAGATCGGCTCAAGCGAAACAATCCGGTTGCCTGTCTTCACCTTGCGGGCATAGGCGTTGCCTTTCAGCTCAAGAGACGCGGCCATGAATTCCCAAAAATCAACCGCAGTTAGATTGAAGTTCGGACTTTCATGCAGCACCGAATAGAGAGGGTGATTGACCGCTTCAACCCGGCTATCGCCTTTCTTCTGATAGATGGATAGCGGCAAGGTGCCGATTGTGCCTGAAAGCAGATTGATACAAGACCAGACAGCAGAAAGCGCCATGGCCGTTTCAAAGGTTACAGCTTCACCGCTATCTGAATAAGCCCCATCGGGCACCCAACCGTCAGGCTCCCTGATGGATAGCCGCCTGATAAGGGCTGACTTGGTATGAACGGTAAACTTCACTCTGACCTCCAATTGATGAACCGAGGCTAACACCGCGCCTGATCTGGTTGATATCTTCTGCACCAAGAGGCACCAGAGGCGACAAAATCCAAGGGTTTCAGCCATTACAGGGACGCAAAATATCTATCCATGTCCGCGTCTTCGTTCTGGTCTTCAGCCATGGCTAGCCCCAGAGCCATGATCAGCGCGACCGCCCCGTCTATCTTCTTTTCGTCCGAAGGTTTGCGCGGGAAAACATTGTCGTTGGCGTCCGGCTTGGCGATGACGTTCGAGATCATCCAGGATAAAACCGGGTTGCCGTCATGGTGCAAACGCCCTGCCTTAAGCAAGGCTTCAACCCATTTCATTGGTTCTGAAAGATTGGCAACTCGTTGAGGATATTCGACCACTTCGATATTCAATTCATTCTGGACTTCCAGAACCAACTGAGTAGCGCCCCAAGGGTCATAGCCAATGCGCTCGAACGCAAAGGCGTCGTTATCGTCTTCGATATCATCCTTGATGACGCTGTAATCGATGATGTTGCCATCGGTTACAGTGAGCGCGCCGGTCTCTGACCATTCCAGATAGTGCTTTTTCTCGGGGTCTTGCGCGGTCTCTTCAGGCAGATAGAAGCGCGGGGCAATCACATAATAATGATGCTGACCGTTGATCAGCTTGCGCCACAAATCAACCCGCGCGGTAATGTCAAGCTTGCTGGAAAGGTCGAGCGCACCGAACCGCGCCACCTCATCGCCTTCAGGGATGCAAAGCCCCCTATCGCCCTGCCTGTTCCAGTCTTCCATGTTGAAATAGGCAGTTCTGGCAGAGATCCAGATATTGAGATGTTTTGTCTTGAAACGCGCCTGATTGCGTGGGGTGCGGATTGCCTTTTGCTGCTCGGAGCGCAAAAACTCATCCCCGACCGACACGCCAAAATTCGGGTTTGCCTTGATGAGATTGGACGGGTCCGTCCAATCGTCGCCTTCGTCAATCGTATAGATCAGCCCGAAAAGCTCATCATC
This window of the uncultured Cohaesibacter sp. genome carries:
- a CDS encoding phage major capsid protein, producing MAEPKSPEELAKEVKAGFDTAIDKVKEVAEEALGKAAKGEKLTATIKETADEALLKMNELKGQFDEFEQKMSRVGAPLDERAKSIGEQFTENEGVKAWIADNPTKGKADMRIKATITTSTADAAGSVGAAIAPQRAPGIQELPQRRMTVRDLLSPGTMSTPSLEYVQETGFTNNAAPVAEGAAKPSSDIQLDLKSTSAKVIAHWFKASRQSLDDVPQLRSLIDNRLLYGLAFKEELQLLSGDGTGQNLHGIIPQASAYAEPFTPASGTNIDTLRLAMLQAVLAEYPATGHVLNPIDWARIELTKDGQGKYIIGQPQGTLTPTLWNLPVVQTQAITVDKFLTGAFKMAAQVFDLWQARVEVGFENDDFTKNLVTILGEERLALAVYRPEAFIYGDLGNVTE
- a CDS encoding HK97 family phage prohead protease, whose amino-acid sequence is MQIDTKVTAPILNIKALSEKGEFEGYASTFGGKPDDYGDIIAEGAYSESIAEHAANKTMPKMFWQHNRDQPIGRWLEMQEDAKGLLVRGKLNMGVQCAREGYELLKEGDIDGLSIGYRIKEYSVDTETGVWTLEKLDLREISIVSIGANPNALVSSVKALKQSHELTERLKAGDQLQEREFELWLKGLGFSNSQAERAVRLHLKGQGEPANADNERAFLQALLH
- a CDS encoding phage portal protein, producing the protein MKFTVHTKSALIRRLSIREPDGWVPDGAYSDSGEAVTFETAMALSAVWSCINLLSGTIGTLPLSIYQKKGDSRVEAVNHPLYSVLHESPNFNLTAVDFWEFMAASLELKGNAYARKVKTGNRIVSLEPIYAEILVTKNKDGSLRYRWTEDGISFDTSETDVLHIRGFGGNALGGFSTLRFARNSFGIARAVDKSAGSTFKNGLRPSGALTFEKFLNEEQRKIVEERLVEKFLGAVNSGRPLILEGGTKWEPLTINPEDAQMLESRKFSVEEICRFFGVPPHMVGHTEKNTSFGTGLEQQTLSFIKFTLRRRLKRIEQALKKQLLSPADRAAGFYVEFNLEGLLRGDSQGRSAFYQSGLTNGWLTINEVRQRENLPPVAGGDVPRMQMQNVPITEAGNAN
- a CDS encoding terminase TerL endonuclease subunit, coding for MSALVIDAELYPRTASAFQYADDILSGVIPACRWVRLACERHRRDLEQAAGDLFGFRFDPAKSEKVLIFIEAMPHTKGRWAAQRKRLVLEPWQRFFVASLFGWVRKLDGLRRFREGRLMVPRKNGKSALAAGIGNYMLSADGEYGAEVYSGATTQKQAFEVFKPARLMAKNTPMFRRTLGVEVAAQKLTTKMGGVFEPLVGDPGDGASPSCGIVDEYHEHTSDKLYDTLKTGMGARDQPLMLVITTAGDNIAGPCYLAFDELKNVLEGVINDDELFGLIYTIDEGDDWTDPSNLIKANPNFGVSVGDEFLRSEQQKAIRTPRNQARFKTKHLNIWISARTAYFNMEDWNRQGDRGLCIPEGDEVARFGALDLSSKLDITARVDLWRKLINGQHHYYVIAPRFYLPEETAQDPEKKHYLEWSETGALTVTDGNIIDYSVIKDDIEDDNDAFAFERIGYDPWGATQLVLEVQNELNIEVVEYPQRVANLSEPMKWVEALLKAGRLHHDGNPVLSWMISNVIAKPDANDNVFPRKPSDEKKIDGAVALIMALGLAMAEDQNEDADMDRYFASL